The following are encoded together in the Saccharospirillaceae bacterium genome:
- a CDS encoding molybdopterin-dependent oxidoreductase — protein sequence MSDIATLTTDTTCPYCGVGCGVKVETHNGAPAPVAGLANHPANFGKLCVKGSALHQTLDHNERLTTPLLNGSPASWDQALNLISDKIQQVINNHGPEAVAFYGSGQLLTEDYYVANKLMKGFIGSANMDTNSRLCMASAVAGYKRAFGSDTVPGCYEDLEQTDLITLVGSNPAWAHPIIYQRIVAAKQRNPSLKVVVIDPRKTASCDIADLHLAIRPGADAYLFNALLNYLATTDQLDQPFIENCTDHFEQALDQARSQSQDLQQLSENTDLAVNDLLRWFDWFATSPRAVTVYSMGINQSATGTDKANAIINAHLASGKIGKPGCVPFSITGQPNAMGGREVGGLANQLAAHMDFSAAERERVKRFWQAPRVAEKPGLKAVELFEAALRGDIKFLWIMSTNPLVSMPNADLVKQALEKCELVVVSDCMAYSDTARAAHVLLPAASWGEKNGTVTNSERRISRQRGFMPPPGEAKPDWWIISQVGQRLGYKNAFNYQHPAEIFDEHARLSAFENNGSRDFDLSALVGMSEQQYDALAPVQWPVNNYYPTGKARFFEDGRFFTENKKARFLSVDACLPEQENATGNPEQPGLNMNTGRIRDHWHTMTRTGKSARLAQHISEPFIELHPEDAQNYGVKDNQLVEVFNRRATIRVRARISDQQRRGDAFVPMHWNDRYANQARMGTLVNSDHDPFSGQPELKITRIQLRPLPLTWQGFILSRQDLFATDGSLSPLDCDYWAYGLTSSGHFYEVAGNQSALDFMNTFKQRCEQQLPGQWLSLDDNQRQHHRWACIKDGQLQAIAFVQGIHEPEFSINRQWLIEQFTHDDIDALTRKALLGGKAPGKQSDPGKIICSCFQVGENAIKAAIEQGAENAAALGQKLQCGTNCGSCIPELTALTQQYCRTDTTAELITELGER from the coding sequence ATGAGCGACATAGCTACTCTAACTACCGATACCACTTGCCCCTATTGCGGCGTGGGCTGCGGTGTCAAGGTTGAAACCCATAACGGTGCACCTGCACCGGTAGCCGGGCTGGCCAATCATCCGGCAAACTTCGGCAAGCTATGTGTTAAAGGGTCTGCTTTGCATCAGACACTGGACCATAATGAACGCTTAACCACCCCTCTGCTGAATGGCAGCCCGGCCTCCTGGGATCAGGCACTGAATCTGATCAGCGATAAAATTCAACAGGTTATCAATAATCATGGCCCTGAAGCCGTGGCGTTTTATGGCTCAGGGCAATTGTTGACCGAAGATTACTACGTTGCCAACAAACTGATGAAGGGCTTTATCGGCAGTGCCAATATGGATACCAATTCACGCTTGTGTATGGCCTCTGCAGTGGCTGGCTACAAGCGTGCGTTTGGATCGGATACCGTACCCGGATGTTATGAGGATCTTGAGCAGACCGATCTGATCACCCTGGTTGGCAGCAATCCGGCCTGGGCTCACCCAATTATTTATCAGCGTATCGTCGCGGCGAAACAACGTAACCCATCATTAAAAGTGGTCGTTATCGATCCACGCAAAACTGCCAGCTGCGACATTGCCGATTTACACCTGGCCATTCGACCCGGGGCTGATGCCTATCTTTTTAATGCCCTGCTCAACTATCTGGCAACCACCGATCAGCTTGATCAGCCATTTATTGAAAACTGTACCGATCATTTTGAACAGGCACTGGATCAGGCACGATCCCAAAGCCAGGATTTACAACAGTTATCCGAAAATACGGATCTTGCAGTAAACGATTTGCTGCGCTGGTTCGATTGGTTTGCGACCAGCCCGCGTGCGGTCACTGTTTACTCCATGGGCATCAACCAAAGTGCGACTGGCACGGATAAAGCCAATGCCATTATTAACGCTCACCTCGCCAGCGGGAAAATTGGCAAGCCAGGTTGTGTGCCTTTTTCAATCACGGGTCAGCCAAACGCCATGGGGGGGCGTGAAGTAGGAGGTCTGGCGAATCAATTGGCAGCCCACATGGACTTTTCTGCCGCCGAGCGTGAACGCGTTAAGCGTTTCTGGCAAGCTCCCAGAGTTGCTGAGAAGCCCGGTCTGAAGGCCGTTGAACTGTTCGAGGCAGCGCTGCGTGGCGACATTAAATTTCTCTGGATTATGTCAACCAATCCATTGGTCAGCATGCCGAACGCCGACCTGGTAAAACAAGCACTGGAAAAATGTGAATTGGTGGTGGTTTCTGATTGTATGGCTTACAGCGATACCGCCAGAGCTGCCCATGTATTATTGCCCGCCGCCAGCTGGGGAGAAAAGAATGGTACGGTGACCAATTCGGAACGACGCATCTCCCGCCAGCGCGGATTTATGCCCCCACCGGGAGAAGCCAAACCGGATTGGTGGATTATTTCTCAGGTTGGCCAGCGCCTCGGCTACAAAAACGCTTTTAACTACCAGCATCCAGCTGAAATTTTTGACGAACATGCACGCCTGTCGGCGTTCGAGAACAACGGCAGTCGTGACTTTGATTTATCCGCCTTAGTGGGCATGAGCGAACAGCAATACGATGCGCTGGCGCCGGTTCAATGGCCGGTAAATAATTACTACCCCACCGGAAAAGCACGTTTTTTCGAAGACGGCCGTTTTTTTACCGAAAATAAAAAAGCCCGGTTCCTGAGTGTTGATGCTTGTTTACCGGAACAAGAAAACGCGACAGGTAACCCAGAGCAACCCGGACTCAATATGAACACCGGGCGAATTCGCGATCACTGGCACACCATGACTCGCACCGGCAAAAGTGCTCGTCTGGCACAGCACATCAGCGAACCGTTTATCGAATTGCATCCGGAAGACGCTCAAAATTATGGTGTTAAAGACAATCAACTGGTTGAGGTATTTAACCGTCGCGCCACCATTCGTGTTCGCGCCCGGATCAGCGATCAACAGCGTCGCGGCGACGCATTCGTACCGATGCACTGGAACGATCGATACGCCAATCAGGCGCGCATGGGTACCCTGGTAAACTCTGACCACGACCCGTTCTCGGGTCAGCCAGAACTGAAGATAACCCGCATTCAGCTGCGCCCGCTGCCTTTGACCTGGCAAGGATTTATTTTATCCCGCCAGGATCTGTTCGCCACCGATGGCAGCTTATCACCACTTGATTGCGACTATTGGGCATACGGTTTAACCAGCTCCGGTCATTTTTACGAAGTCGCGGGCAACCAATCGGCTCTCGATTTCATGAACACCTTTAAACAACGCTGCGAACAACAGCTGCCAGGGCAATGGTTATCTCTTGATGATAACCAGCGTCAGCACCATCGCTGGGCCTGCATCAAGGATGGACAGCTGCAGGCGATTGCATTTGTTCAGGGCATTCACGAACCAGAATTCAGCATCAATCGTCAGTGGTTAATTGAACAATTTACTCATGACGATATCGACGCCCTCACCCGCAAAGCGTTGCTGGGGGGAAAGGCACCAGGAAAACAAAGCGACCCGGGAAAGATTATCTGTTCCTGTTTCCAGGTGGGCGAAAATGCAATTAAAGCAGCGATCGAACAAGGTGCAGAGAACGCCGCTGCGCTCGGTCAAAAACTGCAGTGTGGTACCAATTGTGGCTCCTGCATTCCGGAGCTGACGGCTCTGACACAACAATACTGTCGCACTGATACAACGGCAGAATTAATTACCGAATTAGGTGAGAGATAA
- the cobA gene encoding uroporphyrinogen-III C-methyltransferase, giving the protein MTHKNSHHSKPSNPSGTANFGQVSLVGAGPGDPELLTLKAMKAISQADCVLYDALISQEILDFIPSQCTRIHVGKRCGDHKMGQADIQTLLVSCARKYQRVVRLKGGDPFIFGRGGEELQYLQQRGIDVTVVPGITAAGGCAAAAKIPLTHRHLGNALVLQSGHSQHGEFDLPHNPTRVFYMGAKQAGAITARLLTEGLHESTPIAIIANGTLPNQQVFKGVLMDLPHLAGQYSGTGPALIVVGEVAALADNSHYQSERPVDQQRSHVA; this is encoded by the coding sequence ATGACACACAAGAACTCACATCACAGCAAACCCTCAAATCCATCCGGCACCGCAAATTTTGGCCAGGTTTCCCTGGTGGGCGCCGGTCCAGGCGATCCGGAGTTGTTAACTCTGAAAGCTATGAAAGCCATCAGTCAGGCCGATTGTGTGTTGTACGATGCTCTGATTTCCCAGGAAATACTCGACTTTATCCCGAGCCAATGCACCCGCATTCATGTCGGTAAACGCTGTGGTGATCACAAAATGGGTCAGGCAGATATTCAAACACTATTGGTTTCTTGCGCCCGAAAGTATCAGCGTGTTGTGCGCCTCAAAGGGGGAGATCCCTTTATTTTTGGTCGCGGTGGTGAAGAACTGCAATACCTGCAGCAACGGGGTATCGATGTGACAGTTGTTCCTGGCATAACGGCCGCTGGCGGCTGTGCTGCTGCAGCTAAAATTCCACTGACGCATCGCCATCTAGGTAATGCACTGGTATTGCAAAGTGGTCACAGTCAACATGGCGAGTTTGATCTGCCGCACAATCCCACACGGGTGTTTTATATGGGTGCCAAACAGGCTGGTGCAATCACAGCCCGACTGTTAACCGAGGGCCTGCATGAATCCACCCCCATTGCCATCATCGCCAACGGTACTCTGCCGAACCAACAAGTCTTCAAAGGGGTATTGATGGATTTACCTCATCTGGCAGGCCAATATTCCGGTACAGGTCCGGCGTTAATTGTAGTAGGTGAAGTGGCCGCTCTTGCGGACAACAGCCATTACCAGAGTGAAAGACCGGTCGATCAACAGCGCAGTCATGTCGCCTGA
- a CDS encoding class I SAM-dependent methyltransferase, with protein sequence MVTAVTSQLEALLAEDLPVSPTCLRNQKPIADVLQQEIAQHSMVLELGSGTGQHASYFSTVLADIIWQPSDLAHTIEGINAWRERTAQDNFLPPLVLDIAQDLWPVKQVDAVFSANLVHYVSWASVRAMMTGISRVLKNSGVALFYGPYNYDGQFTSDGNRDLDRWLRERDPESGIKDFEQIILAARKEKLRLVKDIAMPANNRILVLKKDAGD encoded by the coding sequence ATGGTGACAGCTGTTACGTCACAGCTCGAAGCGCTGCTGGCGGAAGACTTACCTGTCTCGCCAACTTGTTTGCGTAATCAGAAACCCATCGCCGATGTGTTGCAGCAGGAAATTGCGCAACACTCGATGGTGCTTGAGTTGGGCAGTGGCACTGGTCAGCATGCCAGTTATTTCAGCACCGTCCTGGCAGATATTATTTGGCAACCCTCCGACTTAGCCCACACCATCGAGGGCATTAATGCCTGGCGAGAGCGAACAGCACAAGACAACTTTCTACCGCCGCTGGTACTCGATATTGCTCAGGACCTTTGGCCTGTAAAGCAGGTGGATGCGGTATTCAGTGCCAATCTGGTGCATTACGTCAGCTGGGCAAGCGTTCGCGCCATGATGACCGGTATTAGTCGGGTGCTGAAAAATTCGGGCGTCGCCTTGTTTTACGGCCCCTATAATTACGATGGACAATTTACCAGCGATGGCAATCGGGACCTTGATCGTTGGTTAAGGGAGCGTGATCCGGAGTCTGGAATTAAAGACTTCGAGCAAATTATTCTGGCCGCCCGTAAAGAAAAATTACGATTGGTAAAAGACATCGCCATGCCCGCTAATAACCGTATTCTGGTATTAAAAAAGGACGCAGGCGATTAA
- a CDS encoding proline--tRNA ligase, translated as MRATQFLIATEKETPADAVVVSHQLMLRSGMIRKLAAGLYNWMPLGLRTLRKVEAIVREEMNRAGAMEVLMPAVQPAELWEESGRWQQYGGELLRLKDRHSRDFCVGPTHEEVITDLVRNNISSYKQLPLNMYQIQTKFRDETRPRFGVMRSREFIMKDAYSFHSDEACLENTYQAMHKAYTRIFTRLGLDFRPVWADTGSIGGAKSHEFHVLAESGEDDIAFSNASDYAANVELAEALAPAGERPAATEDMREVDTPNAKTIDELVEQFGLAIEKTIKTLIVRGEADEDGNQPLIALLVRGDHELNEIKAEKLEGVANPLQFAGEEEIRAAIGAGPGSLGPVGMNIRIVADRAVTHCSDFGAGANTDGKHLFGINWERDLPLPEVADLRNVVAGDPSPCGNGTLEIKRGIEVGHIFQLGTKYSEAMKASVLNVNGKDQTLIMGCYGIGVTRVVAAAIEQNNDDNGIIWPDAIAPFQVGIVPMNLHRSEAVQQATEKLYTELTEAGFDVFLDDRDKKTSPGVKFADMELMGIPHRIVISDRGLEAGTLEYKARRAEDKQDLAADSVVEFLKENVQR; from the coding sequence ATGCGCGCTACTCAATTCCTGATTGCAACCGAAAAAGAAACCCCGGCTGATGCAGTGGTTGTCAGCCACCAGCTGATGCTGCGCTCCGGCATGATCCGTAAACTGGCCGCAGGCCTGTACAACTGGATGCCCCTGGGTTTACGTACTCTGCGAAAAGTAGAGGCCATTGTGCGCGAAGAAATGAACCGCGCCGGTGCGATGGAAGTGTTGATGCCCGCCGTTCAACCGGCTGAGCTTTGGGAAGAAAGTGGTCGTTGGCAGCAATACGGCGGTGAATTGCTGCGTCTGAAAGATCGCCATAGCCGTGACTTCTGTGTTGGTCCAACCCACGAAGAGGTGATCACCGATCTGGTTCGGAACAACATCAGCAGCTACAAACAACTGCCGTTGAACATGTATCAGATTCAGACCAAATTCCGTGACGAAACCCGTCCGCGTTTCGGTGTGATGCGCTCTCGTGAATTCATCATGAAAGACGCTTACTCGTTCCACTCCGACGAAGCATGTCTGGAAAACACCTACCAGGCGATGCACAAAGCCTATACCCGCATCTTCACACGCCTGGGCCTGGATTTCCGTCCGGTATGGGCCGATACCGGTTCCATCGGTGGTGCCAAATCTCACGAGTTCCACGTATTGGCCGAATCTGGTGAAGATGATATTGCCTTCTCTAACGCCAGTGATTACGCAGCAAACGTTGAGTTGGCTGAAGCACTGGCACCTGCCGGTGAGCGCCCTGCCGCAACGGAAGACATGCGTGAAGTTGATACGCCAAATGCCAAAACCATCGATGAGCTGGTTGAGCAGTTTGGTCTGGCGATTGAGAAAACCATCAAAACCCTGATTGTTCGTGGTGAAGCGGATGAAGACGGCAACCAGCCGTTAATCGCTCTGCTGGTTCGTGGCGATCATGAACTGAATGAAATCAAAGCCGAAAAGCTGGAAGGCGTTGCCAATCCGCTGCAATTTGCTGGCGAAGAAGAAATCCGTGCGGCCATCGGTGCGGGTCCGGGTTCTTTAGGTCCGGTGGGTATGAACATCCGCATCGTTGCGGATCGCGCAGTTACTCATTGTTCTGACTTCGGTGCCGGTGCGAACACTGATGGCAAACACCTGTTTGGTATTAACTGGGAGCGTGATTTACCGCTGCCGGAAGTGGCTGATCTGCGTAATGTCGTCGCCGGTGATCCAAGCCCTTGTGGCAACGGCACACTGGAAATTAAACGTGGTATCGAGGTTGGTCATATTTTCCAGCTGGGTACCAAGTACTCAGAAGCGATGAAAGCGTCCGTCCTGAACGTGAATGGTAAAGATCAGACCCTGATTATGGGCTGTTACGGAATTGGCGTTACCCGTGTTGTTGCCGCAGCCATTGAACAGAATAACGACGACAACGGTATCATCTGGCCAGACGCCATTGCACCTTTCCAGGTCGGTATTGTGCCAATGAACCTGCATCGCTCTGAAGCGGTTCAGCAAGCCACTGAAAAACTGTACACCGAACTGACCGAAGCCGGTTTCGACGTGTTCCTGGATGATCGCGATAAGAAAACCAGCCCGGGCGTTAAATTCGCGGATATGGAATTGATGGGCATTCCACACCGTATCGTTATTTCAGACCGTGGTCTTGAAGCCGGCACGCTGGAATATAAAGCCCGCCGTGCGGAAGACAAACAGGATCTGGCGGCAGACTCTGTGGTTGAATTCCTAAAAGAAAACGTTCAACGGTAA
- a CDS encoding lytic transglycosylase domain-containing protein: protein MKRLNQNVFSALFLCLLLITISPLVHANKASSNKPKVDSELRDALRNAVNDATSFEDEFAAQVWLVDMSTRLKRYIKDDKKRLDFLRMVHQEASRANLSPELVMALIHVESGFQRFALSVVGAQGYMQVMPFWKKEIGRLDDNLMKTRTNLRYGCTILKHYLKREKGDWIRALARYNGSLGRTKYPEKVMIFWEKYWFIDHR, encoded by the coding sequence ATGAAACGACTTAACCAAAACGTTTTTTCTGCGCTTTTTTTATGCCTGTTATTGATCACCATCTCCCCTTTAGTTCACGCCAATAAAGCTTCATCGAACAAACCCAAAGTTGATAGCGAACTGCGCGATGCATTACGTAACGCGGTTAATGATGCCACCTCATTTGAGGATGAATTCGCGGCGCAAGTCTGGCTGGTAGATATGTCGACACGCTTAAAACGTTATATCAAAGACGATAAAAAGCGACTCGATTTTCTCCGCATGGTGCATCAGGAAGCCTCTCGTGCCAATTTATCACCGGAGCTGGTGATGGCTTTGATTCACGTTGAAAGTGGTTTTCAGCGTTTTGCATTATCAGTGGTGGGTGCCCAGGGGTATATGCAGGTCATGCCATTCTGGAAAAAAGAGATTGGTCGCCTGGACGATAACCTGATGAAGACCCGTACCAATTTGCGCTATGGCTGTACCATTCTTAAGCACTATTTGAAACGCGAAAAAGGCGACTGGATCCGCGCGTTAGCCCGTTATAACGGCAGCCTGGGACGGACCAAATATCCCGAAAAAGTCATGATATTCTGGGAGAAATACTGGTTTATTGATCATCGCTGA
- a CDS encoding pseudouridine synthase, producing the protein MNNKRGRLDRFLSRTLSISRNNLRPLLAAGRVRVNGDVINDPAFQIDEFSRIVVDADTCGETVLQQNTPLYLMLNKPVGVVSATRDDVHKTVLDLIDHPRKQELHIVGRLDRNTSGLLLLTNDSRWSEKIMAPEAKVEKVYSVELENDLSDEYVSAFAKGMYFPYENITTQPAVLEITGPKSARVVLKEGKYHQIKRMFGRFRNAVVRLHREKVGELELLDQTGQYLPRSHSCPIEPDAIWHQR; encoded by the coding sequence ATGAATAACAAACGAGGTCGTCTCGACCGGTTTCTGAGTCGAACCCTGAGCATCAGCCGTAATAACCTGCGACCGTTGCTAGCTGCGGGACGGGTTAGGGTGAATGGTGATGTCATCAACGATCCGGCTTTTCAGATCGATGAGTTCAGTCGCATCGTTGTTGATGCCGATACCTGTGGTGAGACTGTTTTGCAGCAAAATACACCGCTGTATCTGATGCTGAACAAACCGGTAGGGGTGGTCAGTGCAACCAGGGACGATGTGCATAAAACCGTTCTTGATCTGATTGATCATCCACGTAAGCAGGAATTGCATATTGTTGGCCGACTGGATCGCAATACCAGTGGCCTGCTGTTATTAACCAATGACAGTCGCTGGTCTGAAAAAATCATGGCACCCGAAGCTAAAGTCGAAAAAGTGTATAGCGTGGAGCTGGAAAATGATCTCAGCGACGAGTATGTCAGTGCTTTTGCTAAAGGGATGTATTTTCCGTACGAAAATATCACCACACAACCTGCCGTGTTGGAAATAACCGGTCCTAAGTCTGCGCGGGTCGTATTAAAAGAAGGGAAATACCATCAGATAAAACGCATGTTCGGACGTTTCCGTAATGCGGTTGTCCGTCTTCACCGCGAAAAAGTGGGGGAGTTAGAACTGCTGGATCAGACCGGTCAATATTTGCCCCGAAGCCACAGTTGTCCGATTGAACCGGATGCAATCTGGCATCAGCGATGA
- a CDS encoding NAD(P)(+) transhydrogenase (Re/Si-specific) subunit beta, with protein sequence MDTLINLGYLVAAVLFILGIKGMTTPKTAVRGNRMSATGMLIAVIVALSDHNVVSYEYIMIGVLIGGAMGALLAKKVAITDMPELVAALNGIGGGASLLVASANYLESQKLAELGEFVPAYDWSIAVILSILIGAVTLTGSFIAVGKLKGKIGDSSQVHLFKWVVKLCLLLLIAGAGYFAAVDPLNSDLLIAGLIILCLVLGVCLVMPIGGADMPVVVALLNSYSGLAGAAAGFVLENNGLIITGSLVGASGIILTSIMCKAMNRSLTNVLFGGSMAETAGISRSENDAFYEGKVKFSSADELAMLLDGAQNVVFVPGYGLAVAQAQHATRELANMLEAQGAVVKYAIHPVAGRMPGHMNVLLAEAEVPYEQLVEMDAINPEFSQTDVAIVLGANDVVNPAAAQDPASPIFGMPILDVHNARTVVVVKRGLSPGFAGIPNELFIRDNSLMVAGDAKKVLQDTISAMKDL encoded by the coding sequence ATGGATACATTAATTAATTTGGGTTATCTGGTTGCAGCGGTTCTGTTTATTCTTGGCATTAAAGGTATGACGACACCTAAAACCGCCGTGCGTGGGAATCGGATGTCGGCTACCGGGATGTTAATCGCGGTCATTGTTGCTTTATCAGATCATAACGTTGTGTCGTATGAATACATTATGATCGGTGTGTTAATTGGCGGCGCAATGGGTGCTTTGCTGGCGAAAAAAGTTGCCATAACCGATATGCCGGAGCTGGTTGCAGCATTAAATGGTATTGGTGGTGGTGCGTCTTTGTTAGTGGCTTCAGCAAACTATCTGGAAAGTCAGAAACTGGCAGAATTGGGTGAATTTGTACCCGCGTACGATTGGTCGATTGCCGTAATTCTATCGATTTTAATTGGTGCTGTGACACTGACGGGTTCCTTTATTGCGGTGGGTAAATTAAAGGGAAAAATTGGTGATTCCAGCCAGGTGCATTTATTCAAGTGGGTAGTAAAACTGTGTCTGCTGCTGTTAATCGCCGGTGCCGGATATTTTGCCGCCGTTGATCCGCTGAACTCTGATTTGCTGATCGCTGGTTTGATAATTCTGTGTCTGGTGTTGGGGGTTTGTCTGGTGATGCCAATTGGTGGTGCCGATATGCCCGTGGTGGTGGCCTTGCTGAACTCATATTCCGGGTTGGCCGGGGCCGCAGCAGGTTTTGTGCTTGAGAACAATGGCCTGATTATCACCGGCTCGCTGGTGGGTGCATCCGGTATCATCTTAACCAGCATCATGTGTAAAGCGATGAACCGTTCACTGACCAATGTGCTGTTTGGTGGCTCGATGGCTGAAACGGCCGGTATCAGCCGCTCTGAGAACGACGCGTTTTACGAAGGCAAAGTGAAGTTTTCTTCGGCGGATGAACTGGCGATGTTGCTGGATGGCGCGCAAAACGTGGTATTTGTTCCAGGATATGGTTTGGCGGTTGCTCAGGCGCAGCATGCTACCCGGGAACTGGCCAATATGCTTGAAGCTCAGGGTGCGGTTGTTAAGTACGCCATTCATCCAGTTGCTGGTCGTATGCCTGGTCATATGAACGTGTTGTTGGCGGAAGCTGAAGTGCCCTACGAGCAGTTGGTCGAAATGGACGCTATTAACCCCGAATTTTCACAAACCGATGTGGCGATTGTGTTGGGTGCCAACGATGTTGTGAATCCGGCAGCCGCTCAAGATCCGGCTTCTCCTATCTTTGGTATGCCGATTCTGGACGTTCATAACGCCCGAACGGTGGTGGTGGTGAAGCGTGGTTTGTCGCCCGGTTTTGCCGGTATCCCGAATGAACTGTTCATTCGCGATAACTCCTTGATGGTTGCCGGCGACGCAAAGAAAGTGCTGCAGGATACCATCTCGGCAATGAAGGATTTATAA
- a CDS encoding NAD(P) transhydrogenase subunit alpha yields the protein MEMFIMSLTIFVLAVFVGVEVINKVPPTLHTPLMSGTNAISGIVVVGAIISSGGSEHTTVLSTVLGVSAIALATINIVAGFMVTDRMLNMFKKK from the coding sequence ATGGAAATGTTTATCATGAGTCTGACTATTTTCGTACTCGCTGTATTTGTTGGTGTCGAAGTAATTAATAAAGTTCCGCCTACGCTTCATACCCCACTGATGAGTGGTACCAACGCCATTTCTGGGATTGTGGTTGTGGGCGCAATTATCAGTTCGGGGGGGAGTGAGCACACCACGGTTTTGTCAACGGTATTAGGTGTTTCGGCAATTGCGTTAGCCACCATCAATATTGTGGCGGGGTTTATGGTGACCGACCGCATGCTGAATATGTTTAAAAAGAAGTAA
- a CDS encoding Re/Si-specific NAD(P)(+) transhydrogenase subunit alpha, with protein sequence MLIGVPKEIFPGEARVALIPSGIQMLIDNGFEVVVQQGAGDQAHFADDEYRNCGASIAPTAESLYQQADIILKVRQPLDQEVFLLKEHTTLICLLDAWFNLPLISQLAEQNIRSFALEFIPRTTRAQSMDVLSSMGAISGYRSVLAGAMALPQYFPMLMTAAGTIHPARVFVIGAGVAGLMAISTARRLGAVVEAYDTRSEVREQVESLGAKFVEFDLETESGNESGYASEKSQAFYRQQREQMSTKISQADLVITTAAIPGKPSPRLITRDMLTCMKKGSVVVDLAAERGGNVEGTVADQKVYVDGVTIIGYTDHPGRVPVHASQLLAKNITTFLLNMVSDGELSVNPDDDIVAATLVTENGDIKHPGLRQKIQQTLSETEIESIV encoded by the coding sequence ATGTTGATTGGAGTGCCCAAGGAAATATTTCCTGGAGAAGCCCGGGTGGCATTAATACCTTCGGGTATTCAGATGCTGATCGATAATGGCTTTGAGGTGGTTGTTCAGCAGGGAGCGGGTGATCAAGCGCATTTTGCCGACGATGAATATCGTAACTGCGGTGCCAGTATCGCACCAACCGCCGAGTCGTTGTATCAGCAGGCCGATATCATCCTGAAAGTGCGTCAGCCTCTGGATCAGGAGGTGTTTTTGTTAAAAGAACACACGACCCTGATCTGTCTGTTAGATGCCTGGTTTAATCTGCCTTTAATAAGCCAGTTGGCAGAGCAAAACATCCGCTCATTTGCGTTGGAGTTTATCCCCCGTACTACCAGGGCCCAATCCATGGACGTATTAAGCTCCATGGGGGCCATCAGTGGTTATCGCTCGGTATTGGCCGGTGCCATGGCGCTGCCTCAGTATTTCCCGATGTTGATGACAGCAGCTGGAACTATTCATCCGGCCCGGGTCTTTGTCATTGGTGCCGGTGTGGCGGGTTTGATGGCTATTTCAACCGCACGCCGTTTAGGGGCAGTGGTAGAGGCGTACGACACTCGTTCGGAGGTTCGCGAGCAGGTTGAATCGTTGGGAGCTAAGTTTGTGGAATTTGATCTGGAAACCGAAAGCGGTAACGAGTCTGGTTACGCCAGCGAAAAATCCCAAGCCTTTTATCGCCAGCAACGGGAACAGATGAGCACCAAAATCTCCCAGGCTGACTTGGTTATCACCACCGCGGCGATACCGGGAAAACCCAGTCCACGGCTGATTACCCGTGACATGTTGACCTGTATGAAAAAAGGTTCTGTGGTGGTTGACCTGGCGGCCGAGCGGGGTGGCAATGTTGAAGGGACCGTTGCTGACCAAAAAGTTTATGTCGATGGTGTCACCATTATTGGTTACACCGATCACCCGGGTCGTGTCCCGGTTCATGCATCGCAATTATTGGCAAAAAATATAACTACTTTTCTGCTGAACATGGTCTCCGATGGTGAGCTTAGCGTGAATCCTGATGATGACATTGTGGCTGCCACACTGGTGACCGAAAACGGTGATATAAAACACCCGGGATTACGCCAGAAGATTCAACAAACTTTATCTGAAACTGAAATCGAATCAATCGTCTGA